In Chanodichthys erythropterus isolate Z2021 chromosome 7, ASM2448905v1, whole genome shotgun sequence, a genomic segment contains:
- the ss18l2 gene encoding SS18-like protein 2, translating to MKMSVVFVPKRQRGKAQINQETIQRLLNENDQLVRCITEYLQKGRATECVQYQQILHRNIVYLGTIADAGTEILPEETQTPTAANDSVS from the exons ATGAAAATGTCTGTTGTTTTTGTTCCCAAACGGCAGCGCGGAAAAGCGCAAATCAACCAGGAGACAATTCAAAGA CTGCTGAATGAGAACGATCAGCTGGTGAGATGCATCACAGAGTATCTGCAGAAGGGCCGAGCCACCGAGTGTGTCCA ATACCAGCAGATTTTACACCGGAACATTGTGTATTTGGGAACCATTGCTGATGCCGGCACAGAGATCCTGCCGGAGGAGACACAGACTCCAACTGCTGCAAATGACTCCGTCAGTTAG